GTTCATCTGGATGCTGTTGACGCTGGGCTGGAGTTTCTTCGAGCGCTCCTTCAGCCGCGGCGAGACCACCTACGGCATCGTCTCGATCCCCGTCTATCCGGTGAAGGGCGTGATCGTGCTGGCGGCGGTGCTGATCCTGCTCCAGGCCGTCGCCATCGTGATTCGCGCCATCCAGCAGCTGCGGGAGGAAGCCGCATGAACCTGAGCCCGGAAATGCTGACCCTGGTGATGTTCGGCGGCCTGCTGGTCGGCCTGTTCATGGGCCACCCGCTGGCCTTCGTGCTGGGCGGCGTGGCCGTGATCGGCGCCTATCTCGGCCCCGGCCCCCGCGTGCTCGGCACGATCATCAACAACATCTACGGCAACGCCATGGACAACTACGTCCTGGTGGCCATCCCGCTGTTCGTGCTGATGGCGCGCTTCCTCAACGACTCCGGGGTCACCGAGAGAATGTTCGAAGCGATGCGTCTGCTGCTGGCCAACCTGCGCGGCGGCCTGGCGCTGACCGTGGTCATCGTCTCGGTGCTGCTCGCCGCCACCACCGGCATCGTCGGCGCCTCGATCGCGGTGATGGGCATGATCGCCCTGGCACCGATGCTCAAGTACGGCTACAACAAGGAGCTCAGCACCGGCGTGATCATGGCCAGCGGCTGCCTGGGCATCCTGATCCCGCCCAGCATCATGCTGATCCTGATGGCCAGCTATTCGCCGGTGTCGGTGGGGGCGCTGTTCGCCGGCGCGCTGGTACCGGGGCTGCTGCTGGGCGCCATGTACGCCCTCTACGTGCTGCTGATCTGCCTGGTGAAACCGAGCTACGGGCCACCGGTGCCCGCCGAGGAGCGGGCCGAGACCTCGACCGGCCAGTTGCTGATCATGCTGGCGAAGTACGTGCTGCCGCCGATGGCGCTGATCCTCGGCGTGCTCGGTGCGCTGTTCACCGGTATCGCCACCGCCACCGAGGCCTCGGCCATCGGCGTGGGTATCGCCTTCCTGCTGTTCCTGATCTTCGGCGACCGCAAGCTCACCACCTGCTTCAGGACACTGATCGATGCCAGCAAGACCACTACCATGGTTATGCTGGTGCTGGTCGGCGCCACCGCCTTCACCGGGGTGTTCTCGCGCGGCGGCGGCATGACGGTGATCAGCGAGCTGGTCATGGCCATGCCCGGTGGTACCACCGGCGCACTGATCCTGATGCTGTTCCTGGTCTTCATCCTGGGAATGTTCCTCGACTGGACCGGCATCGTGCTGCTCAGCTTCCCGATCATGCTGCCGATCGTGTCCGACATGGGCGTCGACATGCTGTGGTTCGTGGTGATGGTGGCGGTGGTGCTGCAGACCTCCTTCCTCACTCCACCGTTCGGCTATGCGCTGTTCTACCTGAAGGGCGTGGCGCCCAAGGGGGTCGAGATCATCGACCTCTACAAGGCGGTGATCCCGTTCTGCGCGCTGATCGTGCTGGCCTGCCTGCTGATGGCCTTCTTCCCGGTGCTGGTGACGGGTCTGCCGTCGCTGATGCTCGGCTACTAGCGCTTCTTCCGGCCTCAGGACCCGGCGCCCGTATCGCAGGATACGGGCGTTTTTCGTGATGCCGGTCAGGTGGCACGAGCTGCAGCCGTACGCGGCAACTGGTATCATTTCCGGCCGTTACCGCCTCGCATTGCTGCGCCGCCGTGCGGCCAGTGAAGGAGTTCCTGCTTGTTCCGATCCGCGACCACCGGCCTTTCCTCCCTGTCTCGGCGCCTGAGCCCGTGGACGCTGCTGATCCTGAGCGTCGCCCTCGTCGTCGCCCTGCCGGTCATCGTGGTGCTGGCGCATATCGTGATGCCGACACAGGGCGTCTGGCAGCATCTGGCCAGCACGGTGCTGGGTCGTTACCTGGGGAATACCTTCTATCTCACCGTCACGGTGGGAATCGGCAGCATGGTGATCGGCACCGGTACCGCCTGGCTGGTGGTGATGTGCCGCTTTCCGGGCCGGCGCCTCTTCGAGTGGGCCCTGCTGCTGCCGCTGGCCGTGCCCACCTACGTGATCGCCTACGCCTATACCGATTTCCTGCAGTACGCGGGCCCCGTGCAGAGCTGGCTGCGCGCGGTCTTCGACTGGGGACGCGGCGACTACTTCTTCCCCGACATCCGCTCGCTGGGCGGCGCCGCCACGCTGATCACCCTGGTGCTCTACCCCTACGTCTACCTGCTGGCCCGGGCGGCCTTCCTGGAACAGTCGGTGTGCGTGCTCGACGTCGGTCGCACGCTGGGGCGCGGCCCATGGAACCTGTTCGCCACCGTGGCCGTGCCGCTGGCACGGCCGGCGATCGTCGGCGGCGTCTCGCTGGTGCTGATGGAGACCCTCAATGAGTTCGGTGCCGTGCAGTTCTTCGGCGTCGACACCTTCACCACCGGCATCTATCGCACCTGGTTCGGCCTGGGCGAGCAGGTTGCCGCGGCCCAGCTCGCCGCTTGTCTGCTGCTGTTCGTCATCGTGCTGGTGCTGCTGGAGCGCTGGTCGCGAGGCAAGCGCCAGTATTTCCATACCACCAATCGCTACCAGCAGCTGCCCGAGTACCGGCTGCCCGGCTGGCGCGGGGTGGCGGCCTTCATGGCCTGCGCCACGCCGGTGCTGATCGGCTTCCTGGTGCCCAGCGGCCTGCTGCTGCAGATGGCCATCGCCAAGGGCGATACGCTGCTCGGCACGCGCTTTCTCGATTTCGCCTGGAACAGCCTGATGCTGGCCGTCGTCGCCTCATTGATCGCGGTGGGCCTGGCGGTCGTACTCAGCTACGGCGTGCGCCTCCACGACAGCCCGCTGACGCGCATCGCCACGCGGGTCGCCTCGATGGGCTATGCCATTCCCGGCTCGGTGATCGCGGTGGGCATCCTGATTCCCTTCGCCTGGCTCGACAACACGCTCAATACCTGGCTGCACGCCCACTACGGCAAGATCGTCGGGCTGGTCTTCAGCGGCTCGGCCTTCATCCTGGTGTACGCCTACGTGGTGCGCTTCCTGGCGGTGTCGTTCAATACCGTGGAGGCCAGCCTGGGCAAGGTGACGCCGAGCATGGATGCCGCCTCGCGCACCCTGGGCCAGACGCCGGCCGGTACGCTCAAGCGGGTCCACACGCCGATCATGCGCGGCAGCCTGATCGCCGCCGGCATCCTGGTGTTCGTCGATGTCATGAAGGAGCTGCCGGCCACCATCATCCTGCGCCCCTTCAACTTCGATACCCTGGCGGTCAGGGCCTACGGCCTGGCCTCGGACGAGCGCCTTGCCGAGGCCTCGACGGCGTCGCTGGCCATCGTGGCCGTCGGCATCCTGCCGGTGGTCCTGCTGAGCATGGCCATGCGCCGTTCGCGCCCCGGCTCAGGCCGCCGCTGAGGGGAAGACGAAGACCTGCGACAGGTCGAGGTGAATGTCCACCCGCTGCCCCTCGGCAGGCAGGAACACGCCGGGCACCCTGGCGTGCAGGTGGGCTTCGCTGCCGTCCTCACCGTGAGCGCAGATGTGCAACAGGCTGCTGCGCCCCAGCAGCTTGGCCATGACCACGTGGCTGTGGCGATGCTCCGGCGCCGGCTCGAAGTGCTCGGTGATGCGCAGCGCCTCGGGGCGGATCATCACCAGCGCCTGGCTCCCTTCGGGCAACCAGCCGGCCTCCACCGGCCCCACCGGGGTCTGCACGCGACCGCCCCGCACCTCGCCCGAGAGTTCGTTGACCTCGCCGAAGAAGGCGACGACGAAGGGGTCGCAGGGGGCGCAGTAGAGCTCCCGGGGGGTGCCCACCTGGACGATGCGCCCATCGCGCATCAGGGCGATGCGATCGGCCATGAACATGGCCTCCTCGGGATCGTGGGTCACCAGCAGGGTGGCGGCGCCGACCTTCTTTAGCACGTGCAGGGTATCGTCACGGATGCGATCGCGCAGCCGCGCGTCGAGGCTGGAGAAGGGTTCGTCGAGCAGCATCAGCTGGGGCGCCGGCGCCAGGGCGCGGGCCAGCGCCACACGCTGCTGCTGTCCGCCGGAGAGCATGTGCGGGTAGCTGTCGGCATAGCTGGCCATGCCCAGCTGCTCGAGCAGGGTCAGGGCCCGCTCGCGGCGCTGCCGGGGGGGCTCGCCCTTCAGCCCGAAGGTGACGTTCTCGATCACCGTGAGGTGAGGAAACAGCGCGGAATCCTGGAAGGCCAGGCCGACGTTGCGCTTCTCCGGCGGCACGTGGCGACCCTTGGGCACGGCGATCTCGCCGCCGTTGAGGCTCACGCGCCCCCGCTGCAGTACCTCTAGCCCCGCCGCGATGCGCAGCAGCGTGGTCTTGCCGCAGCCCGAGGGGCCCAGCAGACAAACGACCTCGCCAGGCGCCACATCGAGGTCGACGCCACGCACGGCCGTCTGGCTGCCGAAAGCATGTTGCACTCCCTCCATGGTCAATGCGGTGGACCGGGGATAGGGAGCGTGTCCGACTTCCATTGGCTTCGATTGGCTAGTCATAGAACAGCGAACATGATCCAGGGGAGAAATGGGCAAACTTCATCCTACCCGAAATGTCCAGCAAATACGTTTGGAATTTCCTCGCATTTGCCAATTTTTTCGCCTTCCCTTGCTCTCGGTCAGCTTCCCGGCGCCGCGTGGTCAAGGGTCTCTGACGGCAGGCTTGACGACTTCTTCACAAAACGCTTCAATAGCGTTCAACGTAATGCAACGTATTATCATTACTTGAACAAAACACCTGTCACATCAGGCTCTCGAGGTGAAACCATCATGATCCATCGTCAGCGTCTCGTCGCTCCCCTTGCCGCCATCCTGGCGGGCTCCGCTCTGGCCAGCACGGCAGGCGCCGATGAGCTCAACCTCTACTCGGCCCGCCACTACGACTCCGACGAGAAGCTCTACCAGGCCTTCACCGAGCAGACCGGGATCGAGGTCAACCTGCTGGAGGGCGACTCCGACCAGCTGATCGAGCGCATCCAGCGCGAGGGCGTGGCCAGCCCCGCCGATGTCATGATCACCGTCGATGCCGGTCGCCTGTGGCGCGCCGAGCAGGACGGGGTCTTCCAGAGCGTCGAATCCGACGTGCTCAACGAGCGTCTGCCGGAAGCCATGCGCCACCCCGAAGGCAAGTGGTTCGGCTTCAGCCAGCGCGTGCGGGCGATCGTCTACAACCCCGAGAACGTCGACCCCAGCGAGATCACCTCCTACGAGGACCTGACCGACCCGCGCTGGGAGGGCGAGATCTGCATCCGCTCCTCCAACAATATCTACAACCAGTCGCTGCTGGCCTCGATGATCGAGCATCACGGTGCGGAGGGTGCCGAGGAGTGGGCCCAGGGCGTGGTCGGCAACATGGCGCGCGACCCCGAAGGCGGCGACACCGACCAGATCAAGGCCGTGGCTGCCGGTGAGTGCGATCTGGCCGTGGCCAACCACTACTACTACGTGCGCCTGCTCGAGTCCGAGGAGGCCGCCGATCGCGAAGTGGCCGAGAAGGTGGGCATCCTGTTCCCCAACCAGGATGACCGCGGCACCCACGTCAACGTCGGCGGTGCCGGCGTGGTGAGCACCGCGCCGAACCGCGAGAATGCCGTTCGCTTCCTCGAGTTCCTGGCCTCCGACGAGGCCCAGGAGATCTTCGCCGCCGGCAACTATGAGTTTCCCGTGGTCGAAGGCGTGAAGATGAGCGAGACGCTCGAGTCCTGGGGCGAATTCAAGAAGGACGACCTCAACGTCAGCATCCTGGGCGAGAACAACCCGGAAGCGGTTCGCATCTTCGATCGCGTCGGCTGGCGCTGAACCTTATCCGACATGAGACAACGCCCGCGGCCATGGCCGCGGGCGTTTTCGTTTACGCTCTCCTCGACGCCCCCGGGGCCATGCCGTCTCCCCCGGGCTCGATGCCCAGCAGCGCCTCGCTCAACTCCTCGGCCAGTACCGCCACCGCCATCGGCAGAGCGCGCTCGGCCGCACTGCACAGCACCAGCCGGGCCTTGGCGATGTTGCGATCCTGCAGCGGCTTGAATACCAGCTCCCCATGCTCCAGTTCGCGAGCGACGTCGAGCTTGTTGAGATAGGCGACTCCCAAACCGGCCCGCGCCAGCGACTTGATCGTCAGGATTCGGTTGCAGCCGGCCAGGGGGGTGAGGTCGATGTCCGAATGGGCAAGCGTGCGCTCCAGGGTCGAGCCGTGAAACATCTCGGCGCTGGGCAGAATCGCCGGGTAGGGACGGCAGTCACGCAGGCGTACCGTTTCCTTCTCGGCCAGCGGGTGCGTGGGGGCCACTACCGCGCCGAAACCCAGCTCGACCGCCTGCTCGAAGCGAATCCGACGCGTCACCGGCGGGTTCATGCAGATGCCGATATCGGCCTCTCCGGTGGCGACTTGCTCCAGAATCGTGTCGGTCAGGCCGGTGGTCAGCACGAAACGCACCCGCGGGAAGCGCTCCCTGAAGCCGCGCAGGAGGGAGGGCAGTAGCTGGTCGGTCAACGACTCGATGGTGGCGATGCGAACCTCGGCGCAGCCGGTGCCACGGATGTCGCCCAGGGTCTCCAGCATCTGGCGCTCGTCGCGCTGCCATTGGCGAATCTGGTAGAGCATCAACTCACCCGCCGGCGACAGCCGCAGCCCCCGCGGTAGCCGCTCGAACAGCGGCACACCGAGCTCATCCTCGAGCTTGAGAATCTGTCGATTGATGGCCGAGGCGGCGACGTGCAGCCGTTCTGACGCCTTGCGCAGCGATCCCTGGCGGGCGACTTCCTCGAAATAGCGCAGAGAGGTCAGCAGTAGCTGCATGAGACACCATCCCGGCAAAGCTTACCGTTGCCTTTTCGGCAACGAAATGAGCGAAACATTATTATGGACCAGCACGGTTGGGCGAGGCTAGCTTGCGTAGAGCAACGACAACAATGACAGAGGAAGCTAGCCATGAGAACGACGCATGATCCCACCGAGACGAGGCCGGTCGAGCCCGTAGACGAGAAGCTGCCGTGGCACTCGATGATGCTCTACGGCTTCCAGCACGTACTGGTGATGGCCGCCGCGCCGATCACCGCCGTGTTCCTGGTGGGCCAGGCAATGGGCTTCGGCAGCGACGTCACGGTGGCCTTGATGAGTGCCACCTTCCTCGCCTGCGGCCTGGGCACGCTGCTGCAGTCCTTCGGCCCCTTCGGCATCGGCGCGCGGCTGCCCTTCGTTCAGGTGCCGGGCGGCGCACCGATCGTGATTTTCCTGGCCATCGCCCAGGCCACCGACATCCAGACCGCGACCGGCGCGGTGATCCTCACGGGGCTGTTCTATTTCCTGGCCCTGCCGTTCTTCACCAAGGTACTGAAATTCTTTCCTCCGATCGTGATCGGCACCATGCTGCTGCTGGTCGCAGTCAACCTGGTGCGCATCTTCGGCGGGCTGATCACCGGCAAGCCGGACTCGCCGGATTTCGCCAACCTGACCAGCATCGCCCTGGCACTACTCACCATGGGCTGCATCGTGCTCTTCGCCCGAATCTTCACCGGCGTGCTGCAGCGCATTGCCGTCATGCTGGGTTTGGTCGCCGGCGCGGCCGTGGCCACGCTGCTTGGCGTGATGAGCTTCGACAACGTGCTGGCCGGCCCGGTGGTGGCCTTCCCATCGCTGTTCCCCTTCGGCATGCCGAAGTTCGATCTCTTCGCCTCGCTGCCGTTGATCATCTTCAGCGTGGTCTCCATGACCGAGGCCACCGGCCAGACCATGGCCACCGCCGAGATCGTCGAGAAGCAAGGTGACTCACGCGCCCTGGTGCCGCGCAACATCCGCGCCGATGCGCTGGGCTCGTTGATCGGTGGTTGCTTCGGTACTTCGCTGATCATCACCAGCGGCGAGAACATCGGTATCGTGCGCGCCACCGGTGTGCGTTCGCGCTACGTGACCGTGGCGGCCGGCATCATTCTCGTGGCCTTGGCACTGCTCGCCCCTCTCGGACGGGTGGCCGCCACCCTGCCCACCGCCGTGGTCGCCGGCACCGCGGTGATCGTATTCGCCATCATCGGCGTGATGGGCATCAACATCCTGCGTAAGGTCGACTTCAACGAGCATGGCAACATGTTCACGCTGGCCGCGGCGCTGGCCATGGGTCTGCTTCCGATCGTCGTACCCGGCTTCTACAGCGCCTTTCCACAGCACCTGCAGATCATCCTCGGCAACGGCCTGGCCATGGGCACACTGACGGCGGTGCTGGTCAACATTCTGTTCCACCACCTCGGTCACGCCCGTCTCCCCGCACCCGCGACCAAGCAGGCCGACCTCGCCAGCGAACACATCAAGAGCAAGTAGAAAGGAACCCCATGGACACTCCGTCACAGGCCCGCAACGCCGCGGGCCGGGGGGCACTCTGCCCCGAGTCTTTCGCAGCCGACACTCTTCTGCTGCTGCCCGAGGAGGTACTGCTGGAGAGCGGCTGCGCCAGGAACAAGGCGGTCCTCGTCGCGAACGGCAAGTTCGCCGAGATCGACGAACGCGCGGCGCTGCTCGCTCGCCATCCCGAACTGACGCCGATTGCACTGCCCGGCAAGCTGCTGATGCCCGGCTTCATCGACGCCCATCATCACCTGACCCAGTCGCTCGGCAAGTCGCTGGTGTTCGGCGAACCCTCCGAGATCTTCAAGCGCATCTGGGTCCCGCTCGAGGCCAGCCTCGACGAGCGATTGCTCTACCTCTCGGCCAAGCTCGCCGCGCTGGAGGCGCTGCGCGGTGGCTTTACCACCGCGGTGGACGCCGGCACCCGCGCCTCGGCGGAGATCGGCAGCATCGCCCAGGCCGTCGAGGAGACCGGCCTGCGCTGCGTGTTGGGCTTCATCTGCAATGATCTGGGCGGTGGCAGGGAAGCGCACCAGGATGGCGCCGCGATACGTCGCGACGCCGAACGGCACCTGGCCCGTTGGGCCGGCCATGCGCTGGTCGTCCCCTCGCTGGCGGTGTCGATTCCCGAGGTGGCCAGCGATGGCATGCTGCGTGACGTGGCCGCACTCTGCGGCGAAGGCGGTGCCATCTTCCAGACCCACGTCAACGAGCATCTCCAGGCGGTGGAGCGTTCGCTGGTCGCACGCCGCCAGCGCCCCTTGGAGCACCTGCACGCGGTGGGCGCGCTGGGACCGCAGACGCTGATTGCCCACGCCACCCTGGTCACGCCAACGGAGCTCAACCTGCTGCGCGACACCGATACCGCGGTGGCCTTCAATCCCGTCGCCAGCGCGTGGAAAGGCAACGCCGTGGCGCCGGCCCTGCAGATGGCCGCGCTGGGTATTCGTTTCGGCCTGGGGACCGACGGCACGCGCAGCGATGCCTTTCGCCTGATGGATGCCGCCGAGACCAGTCAGCGTCTGTCCGCCGGCCTGGCAACCGGGGATTCATCGTGCGGCGGCGGCTGGCTGTGGCTCGAGCACGCCACCCGCGGCAGCGCCGAGGCGGCAGGGCTCGCGCGCCTGACCGGCGAGATCGCCCCGGGCCTGGCCGCCGATTTCCTGCTCCTCGACCTCGACGTGCCGGAAATGACGCCCTCCTGGGACCTCCCCTGGGAGCTGGTGCGCTATGCCAATCGCGATCAGATCGAGGCCGTGTTCACCAACGGCCGGCTGCGCCTGTGGCAAGGCTGGCCGGTAGACTGGGATGCTCGCGCGCTGCTTGCCGAGGTGCGCGAGGCGGCCGGCGCCGCCGTGGAACGCGCGCCGATCCAGCGGGTGCACGCGACGTCGTCGACGCACCGGGCAGCGGCCAAGAGGAGCGGGAATGACGACGCCGAGCCGACGGTGAAAGCGGCGCAACGCTCATGAACGAGATCGTCGTCTTTGCCGTCATCGCCACCGCCACCGGTATCGCTGCCTTCGTGCAAGGCGCGATCGGGATCGGCTTCGCGCTGATCGTCGCCCCGGTGCTGGGTTTCCTGCGCCCCGACCTGCTGCCGGTGGCCCTGCTGATCCTGATGCTGCCGCTCAATCTCTACGTCGGCCTGCGGGAACGTGAGGCGATCGACTGGAAGGGCGTGGGCTGGATCGGCCTGGGCCGCCTGCCGGGGACTTTCCTCGGCCTGTGGATCCTGGTCGTCCTGAGTGCCGACAGCCTCAACCAGGTGGTCGGCGCCTCGACGGTGATCGCCGTGCTCGCCGCCCTGTTCGCCCCGGTATTTCGCCCCAAGGCGGGCGCCTGCGCCTCGGTCGGGGTCATCACCGGCATCACCGAAACCGCCACCGGCGTCGGCGGCCCGCCGCTGGCGCTGCTCTACCAGCATCGACCTGGCCCGGAGCTGCGCTCGACCATCGCCTGCTGCTTCCTGATCGGAGAGATCGTCTCGCTGGTCATTCTGGCCGTGGCGGGCAAGTTCCACCTCGACCAGCTGCGGTGGGCCCTCTACCTGCTGCCGCCGCTGCTCATCGGCAGCGTCGCCAGCCGCGTGACGCACCATCGCATCGATGCCCGGCGCCTACGCCAGGGCGTGCTGCTGTTCGCGCTGGTGTCGGGCGTCGTCCTGATGGTGCCCTACTAGCGCCCCCTCAATGCGCCTCGTCCCAGTTGGCCCCACTCTCGGCCTCGACGATCAGCGGCACGCTGAGTTCGGCGGCGGCCTGCATGCGCGCCTTGACCTCGTCGATGAACTCGCCCACCTGGGCTTCGCCGACCTCGAACACCAGCTCGTCGTGCACCTGCATCACCATGCAGGCGTCGAAGGCGCTCTGCTGCAGCCAGGCGTCGACCTCGATCATGGCGCGCTTGATGATGTCCGCCGCGGTGCCCTGCATCGGCGCGTTGATCGCGGTGCGCTCGGCGGCCTGGCGCCGGGCGTGGTTCTGGGCGCGGATCTCGGGGAGGTAGAGGCGGCGGCCGTACACGGTCTCGACGTAGCCATCGTCGGCGGCCTGGGCGCGGATGCGCTCCATGTAGCGGGCCACGCCCGGGTAGCGGTCGAAGTAGCGGTCGATGTAGGTCTGCGCCTGGCCGCGCTCGATGCGCAGCTGCTTGGACAGCCCCCAGGCGCTCATGCCGTAGATCAGCCCGAAGTTGATCGCCTTGGCGCTGCGCCGCTGCTCGCCGGAGACCTGCTCCAGCGGCACGCCGAAGACCTCGGCGGCAGTGGCGGCGTGGATGTCGCGCCCCTCGGCAAAGGCCGAGAGCAGCCCTTCGTCCGCAGAAAGATGCGCCATGATGCGCAGCTCGATCTGCGAGTAGTCGGCGGCGACGATGCGATAGCCGGGCCGGGCGATGAAGGCCTGGCGAATCTTGCGCCCCTCCTCGGTACGAATGGGGATGTTCTGCAGGTTGGGGTCGCTCGAGGAGAGCCGGCCGGTGGCGGCGACCGCCTGATGGTAGCTGGTATGCAGCCGCCCGGTGCGCTTGTTGACCAGCCGCGGCAGCTTGTCGGTATAGGTCGACTTGAGCTTGGCCAGGCCGCGGTGCTCCATGATCACCTTGGGCAGCGGGTAATCCAGCGCCAGCTCCTCGAGCACCGCCTCGGCGGTGGAAGGAGCGCCCTTGGGCGTCTTCTTGAGCACCGGGATCTTCTGCTCCTCGAACAGGATCTCGCCGAGCTGCTTGGGCGAGCCGAGGTTGAACTCGCGCCCGGCGAGCTCGAAGGCTCGCGTCTCGAGCTCGCCGATGCGCGCCTCGAGCTCCTGGCTCTGGGCATGCAGGCGCGCGGCGTCGATCGCCACCCCGGTGCGTTCGATGCGCGACAGCACCGGGATCAGCGGCCGCTCGATGGTGTCGAGCACCTCGGCCAGGCGCCCCTCCGCCTCGATGCGCGGACGCAGCTCGCAGTGCAGGCGCAGGGTGACGTCGACGTCCTCGCAGGCGTAGGGCACGGCCTGCTCGAAGTCGATCTGGTTGAAGGTGAGCTGCTTGGCGCCCTTGCCGGCGATCTCCTCGAAGCTCACCGTCTTCTGGCCCAGGTACTTCAGCGCCAGCGAGTCCATGTCGTGACGGGTGGCGGTGGAGTTGAGCACGTAGGACTCGAGCATGGTATCGGTCAGCGGCCCGCGCACCTGGATGTCGTAATTGGCCAGCACCGAGATGTCGTACTTGAGGTTCTGGCCGATCTTGCCGCGGCAGGGGTCCTCCAGCAGCGGCTTGAGCGCGGCCAGCACGGCGGCGCGGTCGAGCTGGTCGGGCACGTCGAGGTAGTCGTGGGCGAGCGGCACGTAGGCGGCTTCACCGGGTTCGAGCGCCAGCCCCACGCCGACGATCTCGGCATCCATGTAATTGAGGCTGTTGGTCTCGAGGTCGAAGCAGAAGGCCTCGCAGGCGCCGAGCCGCGCCAGCCACTCGTCGAGTTCGGCCTGGGTCAGGATCAGATGGTTCTGGCAGGCGGCCACGCTGGCCGGCGGCGCCTCGGGGTCGAGGTTGCCCGCCGCGGCGGTACCGGCGACCCCGCTGCCGCGCTCGACGTCGTCGACCCCTTCATCCTTGCCCGAGAGCAGCTCGGAGAGCCAGGCCTTGAACTCGAGCTCGGTGTAGAGCCGCTTGAGCGCCTCGCGGTCGGGATGGGCGATGTCGAGGTCGCCGAGCCCCACCGGCAGCTCGCAGTCGGTCTTGATGGTGGCCAGCTGGTAGGAGAGATAGGCCATCTCGCGATGCTCCTCGAGCTTGCTCGGCAGCGACTTGGCACCGCGAAAATCGAGGGTGGCGACACGCTCGAGGTCGGCATAGATGGTATCGAGCCCGCCGCCCATGCCCTGCAGCAGGCCCAGCGCGGTCTTCTCGCCCACCCCCGGAACGCCGGGGATGTTGTCGACCTTGTCGCCCATCAGCGCCAGGAAGTCGATGATCAGCTCCGGCGGCAGGCCGAACTTGGCCTTGACCCCTTCCACGTCGAGGGTCTCGTCCTTCATGGTGTTGACCAGCGTGATGTGGCCGTTGACCAGCTGCGCCATGTCCTTGTCGCCGGTGGAGATCACCGCGTCGCGGCCGGCCTCGGTGGCGAGCCGGGCCAGGGTGCCGATGACGTCGTCGGCCTCGACGCCCTCGACGCACAGCAGCGGCAGCCCCAGGGCGCGGACGCAGGCGTAGAGCGGCTCCACCTGGCTGCGCAGGTCGTCAGGCATCGGCGGACGCTGGGCCTTGTACGCCTCGAACAGCTCGTCGCGGAAGGTCTTGCCCTTGGCATCGAAGACCACCGCCATGGGGCTGTCGGGGTAATCCTTGATCAGCCGCTTGAGCATGTTGAGCACACCCTTGATGGCGCCGGTGGGCTGGCCGGTGGAGGTGGTCAGCGGCGGCAGGGCGTGAAAGGCGCGGTAGAGATAGGACGAACCGTCGACGAGAACGATGGGGGTATCGGCCATGTATCGGCATCCGTTGGGTCTGTGCAAGAAAATGTGATCTTGATCAGCCATGATACGCATTGCGCGCCGCTTTTGCCGCCATCGTTGGGATCGCGAGGTCCAACGTCATACACTGAGGTTAATCGCACACCGGGGCAGTCGCTCGGTGCAGCGTTCGTCGCAAGCGGTCTCTGGAGGCCCACCATGAACGTTTCACGCCGCATCCTCGCTGTCACTCTGCTCTCCCTGGGGCTCGGCATGGTGTCGGCCGCCCCCGCCCTGGCCCAGTCATCCGCCGATGTCGAGCCCGACATCACCATTCGCCAGGAGGAGGATCGC
This portion of the Billgrantia sulfidoxydans genome encodes:
- a CDS encoding uracil-xanthine permease family protein, producing the protein MRTTHDPTETRPVEPVDEKLPWHSMMLYGFQHVLVMAAAPITAVFLVGQAMGFGSDVTVALMSATFLACGLGTLLQSFGPFGIGARLPFVQVPGGAPIVIFLAIAQATDIQTATGAVILTGLFYFLALPFFTKVLKFFPPIVIGTMLLLVAVNLVRIFGGLITGKPDSPDFANLTSIALALLTMGCIVLFARIFTGVLQRIAVMLGLVAGAAVATLLGVMSFDNVLAGPVVAFPSLFPFGMPKFDLFASLPLIIFSVVSMTEATGQTMATAEIVEKQGDSRALVPRNIRADALGSLIGGCFGTSLIITSGENIGIVRATGVRSRYVTVAAGIILVALALLAPLGRVAATLPTAVVAGTAVIVFAIIGVMGINILRKVDFNEHGNMFTLAAALAMGLLPIVVPGFYSAFPQHLQIILGNGLAMGTLTAVLVNILFHHLGHARLPAPATKQADLASEHIKSK
- a CDS encoding amidohydrolase family protein, giving the protein MDTPSQARNAAGRGALCPESFAADTLLLLPEEVLLESGCARNKAVLVANGKFAEIDERAALLARHPELTPIALPGKLLMPGFIDAHHHLTQSLGKSLVFGEPSEIFKRIWVPLEASLDERLLYLSAKLAALEALRGGFTTAVDAGTRASAEIGSIAQAVEETGLRCVLGFICNDLGGGREAHQDGAAIRRDAERHLARWAGHALVVPSLAVSIPEVASDGMLRDVAALCGEGGAIFQTHVNEHLQAVERSLVARRQRPLEHLHAVGALGPQTLIAHATLVTPTELNLLRDTDTAVAFNPVASAWKGNAVAPALQMAALGIRFGLGTDGTRSDAFRLMDAAETSQRLSAGLATGDSSCGGGWLWLEHATRGSAEAAGLARLTGEIAPGLAADFLLLDLDVPEMTPSWDLPWELVRYANRDQIEAVFTNGRLRLWQGWPVDWDARALLAEVREAAGAAVERAPIQRVHATSSTHRAAAKRSGNDDAEPTVKAAQRS
- a CDS encoding sulfite exporter TauE/SafE family protein → MNEIVVFAVIATATGIAAFVQGAIGIGFALIVAPVLGFLRPDLLPVALLILMLPLNLYVGLREREAIDWKGVGWIGLGRLPGTFLGLWILVVLSADSLNQVVGASTVIAVLAALFAPVFRPKAGACASVGVITGITETATGVGGPPLALLYQHRPGPELRSTIACCFLIGEIVSLVILAVAGKFHLDQLRWALYLLPPLLIGSVASRVTHHRIDARRLRQGVLLFALVSGVVLMVPY
- the polA gene encoding DNA polymerase I; its protein translation is MADTPIVLVDGSSYLYRAFHALPPLTTSTGQPTGAIKGVLNMLKRLIKDYPDSPMAVVFDAKGKTFRDELFEAYKAQRPPMPDDLRSQVEPLYACVRALGLPLLCVEGVEADDVIGTLARLATEAGRDAVISTGDKDMAQLVNGHITLVNTMKDETLDVEGVKAKFGLPPELIIDFLALMGDKVDNIPGVPGVGEKTALGLLQGMGGGLDTIYADLERVATLDFRGAKSLPSKLEEHREMAYLSYQLATIKTDCELPVGLGDLDIAHPDREALKRLYTELEFKAWLSELLSGKDEGVDDVERGSGVAGTAAAGNLDPEAPPASVAACQNHLILTQAELDEWLARLGACEAFCFDLETNSLNYMDAEIVGVGLALEPGEAAYVPLAHDYLDVPDQLDRAAVLAALKPLLEDPCRGKIGQNLKYDISVLANYDIQVRGPLTDTMLESYVLNSTATRHDMDSLALKYLGQKTVSFEEIAGKGAKQLTFNQIDFEQAVPYACEDVDVTLRLHCELRPRIEAEGRLAEVLDTIERPLIPVLSRIERTGVAIDAARLHAQSQELEARIGELETRAFELAGREFNLGSPKQLGEILFEEQKIPVLKKTPKGAPSTAEAVLEELALDYPLPKVIMEHRGLAKLKSTYTDKLPRLVNKRTGRLHTSYHQAVAATGRLSSSDPNLQNIPIRTEEGRKIRQAFIARPGYRIVAADYSQIELRIMAHLSADEGLLSAFAEGRDIHAATAAEVFGVPLEQVSGEQRRSAKAINFGLIYGMSAWGLSKQLRIERGQAQTYIDRYFDRYPGVARYMERIRAQAADDGYVETVYGRRLYLPEIRAQNHARRQAAERTAINAPMQGTAADIIKRAMIEVDAWLQQSAFDACMVMQVHDELVFEVGEAQVGEFIDEVKARMQAAAELSVPLIVEAESGANWDEAH